One part of the Humulus lupulus chromosome 9, drHumLupu1.1, whole genome shotgun sequence genome encodes these proteins:
- the LOC133800880 gene encoding glycine cleavage system H protein 2, mitochondrial: protein MAARMLWASRAASYLRISVFNRGFASVVKDFKYADSHEWVKVDGNSATVGITDHAQDHLGDVVYVELPEVGASVTQGESFGAVESVKASSDIYSPVSGKVTEVNEELSTSPGLVNGSPYENGWIMKVEISESSEVKNLMDSDQYSKFCEEEDAKH, encoded by the exons ATGGCTGCAAGGATGTTATGGGCTTCAAGGGCTGCTTCATACCTCAGAATCTCTGTCTTCAACCGAGGCTTTGCTTCTG TTGTGAAGGATTTTAAGTATGCTGACTCCCATGAATGGGTGAAAGTGGACGGAAATTCGGCTACTGTAGGCATAACCGATCATGCTCAAGATCATTTAGGTGATGTTGTGTATGTTGAATTGCCAGAAGTAGGAGCTTCTGTAACACAGGGTGAAAGTTTTGGTGCTGTTGAAAGTGTCAAGGCATCAAGTGATATTTATTCTCCTGTATCAGGAAAGGTAACTGAAGTCAATGAGGAGCTCAGCACCTCGCCTGGTTTG GTCAATGGAAGTCCATATGAGAATGGATGGATAATGAAGGTTGAGATAAGTGAATCGAGTGAAGTGAAGAACTTGATGGACTCTGACCAGTACTCAAagttttgtgaagaagaagatgcAAAGCACTGA
- the LOC133800881 gene encoding serine hydroxymethyltransferase 3, chloroplastic, with protein MPGCIGAASVTGSLQQPVWGKGAAFSQKGFSVNEFPQQIKFNSLKPCRLSHVEGILVTGRPSSSSSVSVTAPDITDDGSSFIDYSLSEADPEVREIVDKEKQRQFKSLELIASENFTYRAVMETVGSCLTNKYSEGLPGKRYYGGNEFIDELEILCQKRALDAFHLDANKWGVNVQPLSGSPANFEVYTAILSPHDRIMGLDLPHGGHLSHGFMTPKRRVSGTSIYFESMPYRLDEVTGIVDYDMLEKTATLFRPKLIIAGASAYPRDFDYPRMRKIADSVGAFLMMDMAHISGLVAASVVADPFEYCDIVTTTTHKSLRGPRGGMIFFRKEPILGLDLESAINNAVFPGLQGGPHNHTIGGLAVCLKYAQSPAFKAYQKNVVSNCRALASRLTELGYKLVSGGSDNHLVLVDLRPLGMDGARVEKILDMASITLNKNSVPGDKSALVPGGIRIGSPAMTTRGFREKDFVAIADFIHEGVEITRDAKKLASGTKLQDFMKFVTSPDFPLLDRVLDLQTRVEALTTKFPIPGV; from the exons ATGCCGGGTTGTATTGGAGCTGCTTCAGTTACAGGTTCCCTTCAACAACCTGTTTGGGGCAAAGGAGCAGCTTTTTCCCAAAAGGGTTTTTCTGTCAATGAATTCCCACAACAAATAAAGTTCAACTCTTTGAAACCTTGCAGACTTTCCCATGTTGAAGGAATCTTGGTTACAGGGAGACCCTCCTCATCCTCCTCAGTCTCTGTTACTGCTCCTGATATTACCG ATGATGGAAGCAGCTTTATTGACTATAGCCTAAGTGAGGCTGATCCTGAGGTGCGTGAAATTGTTGACAAGGAAAAACAGCGTCAGTTCAAAAGCCTTGAGCTTATTGCTTCGGAGAACTTTACTTACAGGGCAGTTATGGAGACAGTCGGGTCTTGTCTTACAAACAAGTACTCTGAAGGGCTACCTGGGAAAAG ATACTATGGGGGCAATGAGTTTATCGATGAGCTTGAGATTCTTTGCCAAAAGAGGGCTTTAGATGCTTTTCACTTGGATGCAAACAAGTGGGGTGTTAATGTTCAACCCTTGTCTGGTTCTCCTGCTAATTTTGAGGTTTACACTGCAATCCTTAGCCCTCATGATCGAATCATG GGATTGGACTTGCCTCATGGAGGGCACTTATCACATGGATTCATGACACCTAAACGACGAGTTTCAGGAACATCAATTTATTTTGAGTCCATGCCTTATAGACTTGATGAAGTAAcag GGATTGTTGATTATGATATGCTTGAGAAAACAGCAACTCTCTTTAGACCGAAACTCATTATTGCTGGTGCCAGTGCTTATCCTCGAGATTTTGACTATCCTCGGATGAGGAAG ATCGCTGACTCGGTTGGTGCATTCCTCATGATGGATATGGCTCACATAAGTGGACTTGTAGCAGCTTCTGTTGTTGCAGATCCTTTTGAATACTGTGACATTGTGACTACAACAACACACAAG TCTTTGAGAGGCCCAAGAGGTGGCATGATTTTCTTTAGGAAGGAACCCATTCTAGGGCTTGATTTAGAATCTGCAATCAACAATGCTGTATTTCCAGGTCTACAG GGTGGTCCTCATAACCACACTATTGGGGGGCTGGCAGTGTGCCTGAAATATGCACAATCACCAGCCTTTAAGGCTTACCAAAAGAAT GTGGTCTCTAATTGTAGAGCTCTTGCGAGTCGATTGACAGAATTGGGGTACAAACTTGTTTCTGGTGGAAGCGATAACCATTTAGTTCTTGTTGATCTTAGgcctttg GGAATGGATGGAGCTCGTGTGGAGAAAATTTTGGACATGGCATCTATCACTCTCAACAAGAACTCAGTACCCG GCGATAAGAGCGCACTGGTACCAGGCGGCATTCGAATTGGATCGCCTGCAATGACAACAAGAGGATTCAGGGAGAAAGACTTTGTGGCGATTGCAGACTTCATTCATGAGGGTGTGGAGATAACCCGCGATGCTAAAAAATTAGCTTCAGGTACAAAGCTTCAAGATTTTATGAAGTTTGTTACTTCACCAGATTTCCCTTTATTGGATAGAGTGTTAGATCTGCAAACAAGAGTTGAAGCTCTTACAACCAAATTCCCCATTCCTGGAGTCTGA